The DNA region CTAATTTAAATTCTCCGTTATCAAATACGTACGACTCATTATTATCCATTAAAATTACCTCACTATTTATTATTCAATTAAGCCTTCATTTGCTCAGATAAATGAACTAATTTAACTAGCATTTCATGATGCGGCGCTGTTAATCCATGTTCAGTTGCTTTTTTAACAATGTAACCATTAATATAGTCAACTTCAGTTGGTCGATTATGACTCATATCCTGATACATTGATGGTCGGTGATCCTTAAGGCGTCTGTTTTCGTCAGCAATTACTTTCGTCATTTCATCAGCACTTTTGAGCATTTTAACCCCATCAGCATCAGCAACTTCATAAGCTTCATTAACTAACTCAGATGTAAGTTCATCTGCCTCGCTAAACGTTTGATATTCACCCATTGTAATATCCATTAAAGTACATAGCGTGTTAACAACAGAATTAAGTAATAACTTCTGCCACAACGTTCCCTTGTAATTTTCCGAAAGGCTTGGATTCATTCCTGCTTTATCAAATTCATCAACAACCTGATTAGTAAAATCATCTGGTTGCTCAGTTACATTAACTAAGTGGACTTGCCCAGATCCGCGTTCACCCATTACATTTACATCCCCAGGACCGTTTAAAATGCTTGCTGCAAAAGCAGTTCCAGCAATGATATGTTGCCTAGGCACATATTTGGAAATTACATCAACTGCACCCATTCCATTTTGATTAGTTAAAACATAAGTATTTTGATTCAAAAAATGCTTACTTGCTTCCAATGTTTTTTCATTATCCATTTGTTTAACAAATAAGATAACCAAATCTGGTGACTCATTATATTCTTCCGGCTTAAACATGTTTACATGAACCAGATGTCTATCGCTACCATTTCTTGCCACGAATACTCCACCCTGTTCTTTTACCTTGTTATAATTTTTATCCCAAGGTTCAACAAAATCAACATCAGTTCCAGCTGACTGAAGCAATAGTCCATATCTTAATCCCATTGCACCAGCACCTAATACAGCAACTTTCATAAATTACACCCCTAATTATTTTTGAATTGTAACCGCAATATTTCCATACTGTGACTTGTTCATCATTAACTCATATCCTTGTTTAACATTCCTTAAATTAAAAATATGTGAATCAACCACTGGATGCCACTGGTATTTATCGTATAATTCGAGCATCTTTTTAAATTCGGATTGAGTTCCACCTGTTGACCCCTTCATTACCCATTGATTAAAAAATAATCTTCTTAAATCAAATGTTATTTCGTCACCGCTAGAACTACCAAATGTAACAACTGTGCCTCCAAATTTAAGTAATTCAAAATCTCGATTTAGGGTTGCAGGCCCAACGTCGTCAATTACAATGTCTACCGGAGCAACTTTTTCCGCCCAATTATCAGAATCAAGAACTACTTCATCTGCTCCTAATTCCTCTGCCTTGGCCAATTTATCTTGATGTCTAGAAGAAACGATCACCGTTGCTCCGAGTGATTTAAGCATCATAATCATATTAGTAGCAACAGCTCCACCGGCTCCTGGAACAAATACCCTTTGGCCTGCATGGACTTGACCCTTAGTAAAAACAGCTCGATATGCAGTTAAAGCGCTAAGGGATAACACCCCAGCCTCTGTCCAGTCTAAATATGATGGCTTTTTGCTAACTTGTTTATAACTAATTACCACCTTATCTGCTAACGTTCCATTACGAGGATAGCCAAGTACCTCCATGTTAGTTGGTGGAACATTTGTATGGGTGCCCCATAGTAATGGGTTAATAATAACCTCATCACCAACTT from Nicoliella spurrieriana includes:
- a CDS encoding ketopantoate reductase family protein, whose product is MKVAVLGAGAMGLRYGLLLQSAGTDVDFVEPWDKNYNKVKEQGGVFVARNGSDRHLVHVNMFKPEEYNESPDLVILFVKQMDNEKTLEASKHFLNQNTYVLTNQNGMGAVDVISKYVPRQHIIAGTAFAASILNGPGDVNVMGERGSGQVHLVNVTEQPDDFTNQVVDEFDKAGMNPSLSENYKGTLWQKLLLNSVVNTLCTLMDITMGEYQTFSEADELTSELVNEAYEVADADGVKMLKSADEMTKVIADENRRLKDHRPSMYQDMSHNRPTEVDYINGYIVKKATEHGLTAPHHEMLVKLVHLSEQMKA
- a CDS encoding zinc-binding dehydrogenase, which produces MDAVIHEGGLGVDHLSFSQGVETPKPNADEVLINLKSAGLNHHDLFVLNGHHDSQQPALIPGSDGAGVISEVGRDVREFKVGDEVIINPLLWGTHTNVPPTNMEVLGYPRNGTLADKVVISYKQVSKKPSYLDWTEAGVLSLSALTAYRAVFTKGQVHAGQRVFVPGAGGAVATNMIMMLKSLGATVIVSSRHQDKLAKAEELGADEVVLDSDNWAEKVAPVDIVIDDVGPATLNRDFELLKFGGTVVTFGSSSGDEITFDLRRLFFNQWVMKGSTGGTQSEFKKMLELYDKYQWHPVVDSHIFNLRNVKQGYELMMNKSQYGNIAVTIQK